From Nitrospira sp., a single genomic window includes:
- a CDS encoding DUF1778 domain-containing protein, with protein sequence MAVRAVRSEKLDLRLSSSDKRILEAAASVSSRSVSDFVRESALARADETLADRRTFLLSKAQWAEFQTALDAPTRPLTRMKELLTKPGFFDVPPLHRTTNKR encoded by the coding sequence ATGGCCGTACGCGCCGTTCGCAGTGAGAAACTGGATCTTCGGCTGAGTTCCTCAGATAAACGGATACTGGAAGCAGCGGCATCTGTTTCCAGTCGGTCGGTGAGTGACTTTGTCCGTGAAAGTGCACTGGCCCGCGCTGATGAAACTCTGGCGGATCGTCGCACCTTCCTGCTGAGCAAAGCGCAATGGGCTGAGTTTCAGACGGCGCTCGATGCTCCCACTCGCCCCCTCACTCGCATGAAAGAACTCCTGACTAAGCCAGGATTCTTTGACGTCCCCCCTCTTCACCGCACAACAAACAAGCGGTGA
- a CDS encoding GNAT family N-acetyltransferase, whose protein sequence is MTRKIEKLQRHHTVDTFDCGREDLNRFLQQYALPNQHSGGSQTYVGVVDDTVVGYYALAVGSVEQDIAPERLKKGLAKHSIPIMLLARLAVDLHWQKQGVGAALLKDAALRTLQAADIAGIRALVVHAKDEVAKQFYERFDFLPSPSDPLHLFMLLKDLRNLVS, encoded by the coding sequence GTGACTCGAAAGATCGAAAAGCTTCAGCGACATCACACCGTTGATACGTTCGACTGTGGGCGGGAAGATCTGAATCGTTTTCTCCAGCAATACGCCCTCCCCAATCAACACAGCGGAGGATCTCAAACCTATGTGGGGGTGGTCGACGACACCGTAGTCGGCTATTACGCACTCGCGGTGGGATCGGTTGAACAAGACATTGCCCCGGAACGATTAAAGAAGGGACTCGCAAAACATTCCATTCCGATCATGCTGCTTGCTCGGTTAGCTGTAGACCTCCACTGGCAAAAACAAGGCGTGGGTGCCGCGCTCTTGAAGGATGCGGCGCTACGGACGCTGCAGGCCGCGGATATTGCCGGAATCCGTGCCTTGGTGGTCCATGCCAAAGATGAGGTGGCGAAGCAGTTCTACGAGCGTTTCGATTTCCTCCCTTCCCCAAGCGATCCGTTACATCTCTTCATGCTCCTCAAAGATCTTCGAAATCTCGTCTCGTAG
- a CDS encoding tyrosine-type recombinase/integrase, giving the protein MADIEKPTVPKRKKQIPTPDEFKAFLNAAGLLTPHYYPSFLTVYQGGLRIDEARHLEPSDVDEQENVLHIRVKKGWSPKDQEDRDVPLVEPMRTVLLTLKQQNPQARWLLPRGDTRTYTCQRCGGPTTHIGNLRTAILALAKAAGISKRMTHHILRHCNSTHNRQLGAKDYEVMELLGQQSTKVHTIYTHAEWENIVAATERLGNSIGGDGLSAWLSTRARGTETSE; this is encoded by the coding sequence GTGGCCGACATCGAAAAGCCGACCGTGCCCAAGCGGAAGAAACAGATTCCGACGCCCGACGAGTTCAAAGCGTTCTTGAACGCCGCAGGCCTGCTCACGCCCCACTACTACCCGTCATTCTTAACGGTTTACCAGGGCGGGCTCAGGATTGACGAAGCGCGGCATTTAGAACCATCTGATGTGGATGAGCAAGAGAACGTCTTGCACATTCGCGTGAAGAAAGGGTGGAGTCCCAAAGACCAAGAGGATCGGGACGTCCCCCTCGTCGAGCCGATGCGGACCGTGCTGCTGACGCTAAAACAGCAGAATCCGCAGGCCCGCTGGCTCCTCCCCCGCGGCGACACACGCACCTATACCTGTCAACGCTGCGGCGGACCCACCACGCACATCGGCAATCTCCGGACAGCCATCCTGGCGCTCGCCAAGGCCGCCGGGATCTCCAAACGCATGACGCATCACATCCTGCGGCACTGTAATTCCACCCACAATCGCCAACTGGGCGCCAAAGACTACGAGGTCATGGAATTGCTGGGCCAGCAGTCTACGAAAGTCCATACGATCTACACACACGCGGAATGGGAGAATATCGTAGCGGCAACTGAACGGTTGGGGAATTCAATTGGGGGAGACGGGTTGTCCGCATGGTTGTCCACGCGGGCCCGCGGGACTGAAACGTCAGAGTAA
- a CDS encoding response regulator transcription factor, producing MSTNTAKKILIVEDETDIAQLVKIYLEKEGFRTVHAKTGNEGLRLTKSEYPDMVILDLMLPEMDGLELCKKLRSEQETALLPIIMLTAKAEESDTIVGLELGADDYIAKPFSPKNLVARAKALFRRIGRANDTQQTSYHYGSLLMDLPRHEVTVDGKEVGLTAKEFGLLEHLLRNPGRVLTRDVLLNSVWGYDYYGTTRTVDVHIRRLKQKLPALNEAIVSVKSLGYKLSDPALTK from the coding sequence ATGTCCACAAACACTGCAAAGAAAATTCTCATCGTGGAAGACGAGACTGACATTGCACAGCTGGTGAAGATCTACCTGGAGAAAGAAGGATTTCGTACGGTCCATGCAAAAACGGGAAACGAAGGACTGCGGCTCACCAAGAGCGAGTATCCCGACATGGTCATCCTTGATCTCATGCTTCCTGAGATGGACGGATTGGAACTCTGCAAGAAACTCCGAAGCGAGCAGGAGACCGCCCTTCTTCCCATTATCATGTTGACGGCCAAAGCCGAGGAGTCCGACACTATCGTGGGGCTCGAACTCGGTGCCGACGACTATATCGCCAAGCCGTTCAGCCCCAAAAACCTCGTCGCAAGGGCCAAAGCTTTGTTTCGCCGGATTGGACGGGCCAACGACACCCAGCAAACGTCTTACCACTACGGCTCACTACTGATGGACCTCCCTCGCCATGAAGTCACCGTCGATGGGAAAGAAGTCGGTTTGACGGCCAAAGAGTTCGGGCTCCTGGAACATCTATTGCGAAATCCCGGTCGGGTACTTACACGCGACGTCTTGCTGAATTCCGTGTGGGGCTACGACTACTATGGCACTACAAGAACTGTGGATGTGCACATCCGTCGCCTGAAGCAGAAACTGCCTGCCCTGAATGAAGCGATTGTGTCAGTAAAATCGCTGGGCTATAAGTTGTCTGATCCGGCTCTGACAAAGTAA
- a CDS encoding TraR/DksA C4-type zinc finger protein: MRQRAVLLASANLSLAAESAAELYADPADQASTDLEHDVAMQVKARTFERLRHIEHALQLMRTKDYGQCLHCHGDIPYERLKVQPDAQFCVPCLTTVEQKATHN, translated from the coding sequence GTGAGACAGCGAGCGGTGCTGCTCGCGAGCGCCAACCTCTCGCTTGCCGCGGAGTCGGCCGCAGAACTCTATGCGGATCCGGCCGACCAGGCCTCGACCGATCTCGAGCATGACGTCGCCATGCAGGTCAAGGCGCGAACCTTTGAACGGCTTCGACACATCGAGCACGCGCTGCAACTCATGCGCACCAAAGACTACGGACAGTGCCTCCACTGTCATGGGGACATTCCTTACGAGCGGCTGAAGGTCCAACCCGACGCCCAATTCTGTGTCCCCTGCCTGACAACGGTCGAACAGAAGGCAACCCATAACTAA